The proteins below are encoded in one region of Sander lucioperca isolate FBNREF2018 chromosome 11, SLUC_FBN_1.2, whole genome shotgun sequence:
- the LOC118496281 gene encoding C-type lectin lectoxin-Enh5-like, producing the protein MQWSLLVLIVMGQCSSIGGQLCDYHFIGKNMTWKEAQDYCRKNHTDLATVSNQTDMQRLLESTTEQYQGGAWIGLQNNTTNTVCRWRWSQPGVEFNVTESKWSQGQPDNLGNQENCVMMNGGTWHDDSCSTKYNFICYEGLLHQEDDEGEEEEPGDRNEAGEPLTQQRLASPSLS; encoded by the exons ATGCAGTGGAGTCTGTTGGTGTTGATTGTGATGG GTCAGTGTTCCTCCATTGGGGGTCAGCTGTGTGACTACCACTTCATTGGAAAGAATATGACCTGGAAAGAAGCCCAGGATTATTGCAGAAAGAACCACACTGACCTGGCCACAGTGTCTaaccagacagacatgcagagacTCCTTGAATCCACGACTGAACAGTATCAAGGTGGAGCCTGGATTGGGCtgcaaaacaacacaacaaacactgTGTGTCGCTGGCGCTGGTCTCAGCCAGGGGTGGAGTTCAACGTGACTGAGAGTAAATGGTCTCAAGGACAGCCGGATAATTTAGGCAATCAGGAGAACTGTGTGATGATGAATGGTGGCACATGGCATGACGACTCTTGTTCTACAAAATATAACTTTATCTGCTATGAAG GCCTTCTTCACCAGGAAGACGACGAAGGTGAGGAAGAGGAACCCGGCGACCGCAATGAGGCCGGTGAGCCCTTGACGCAGCAGAGGCTCGCTAGTCCCAGTCTgagctaa
- the LOC116038251 gene encoding L-selectin-like, with amino-acid sequence MVKMQWSLLVLIVMGQCSSVGGQLYEYHFIGKNMTWKAAKEYCRKHHTDLATVSNQADMQRLHNPAKFQAGAWIGLQREWRWSQPGVEFNESESKWYPGEPNNLGNHENCVWMRNDKWNDISCSYIYEFICYEEHNKTGQTFHIIKSMKRWQDAQSYCREHHTDLISGVKQLEDFKTQPE; translated from the exons AT GGTGAAGATGCAGTGGAGTCTGTTGGTGTTGATTGTGATGG GTCAGTGTTCCTCCGTTGGGGGTCAGCTGTATGAGTACCACTTCATTGGAAAGAATATGACGTGGAAAGCAGCCAAGGAGTATTGCAGAAAGCACCACACTGATCTGGCCACAGTGTCTAACCAGGCAGACATGCAGAGACTCCACAACCCTGCAAAGTTTCAAGCCGGAGCCTGGATTGGGCTGCAGCGAGAATGGCGCTGGTCTCAGCCAGGGGTGGAGTTCAACGAGAGCGAGAGTAAATGGTATCCAGGAGAGCCGAATAATTTAGGCAATCATGAGAACTGTGTGTGGATGAGGAATGACAAATGGAATGACATCTCTTGTTCTTACATCTATGAATTTATCTGCTATGAAG AACACAACAAGACCGGCCAAACATTTCATATCATTAAATCTATGAAAAGATGGCAAGACGCTCAGAGCTATTGCAGAGAACATCACACTGACCTGATCAGTGGAGTCAAACAGCTAGAAGACTTCAAGACACAGCCAGAATGA
- the LOC118496282 gene encoding low affinity immunoglobulin epsilon Fc receptor-like, which yields MTWEDALYYCRDHYRDLVSITNQDEQLWVQERAKTASTPYVWLGLRYTCTLDFWFWVTDETVRYTNWGPGQSGDDCNMSGAMDRNGTHQWVKKIDDNHQLNFICST from the coding sequence ATGACCTGGGAGGACGCGTTATACTACTGCAGAGATCACTATCGTGATCTTGTCTCCATCACCAACCAGGACGAGCAGCTCTGGGTCCAGGAGAGAGCCAAGACGGCCTCCACTCCCTACGTGTGGCTGGGACTGCGCTACACCTGCACTCTGGACTTCTGGTTCTGGGTCACTGACGAGACGGTCCGCTACACCAACTGGGGCCCCGGCCAGTCTGGGGACGACTGCAACATGTCTGGAGCCATGGACAGAAATGGAACGCACCAGTGGGTCAAAAAGATCGATGACAACCACCAGCTTAATTTCATCTGTTCCACGTAA